GTCATGCCACAACCTGGCAACATTGCCATTATTGACAATCACTTTCCTCCCGGCCATATACATCTCTTTTACTTTAAGTAAGGCTTTCCAAACAGGGGAGTCATGAAATTTTGTTTTCACAGTAGCTAGTGAACTGTTCTTAAGATATTTTGCTCTCACCACATCTTGCCACAACCCCTCCCCTGTATCCAACTTCCACCACCACTTTGCTAAGAGTGAGATATTCTGTTTGTGTATCTTTCACACCCAGCCCTCCTTTATTCTTAGATCGACACACCCTGGTCCATTTTACCAGATAGTAACGTTTTTTCCCATCCCACCACACCAAAAAAACTTACGGCGATATTTATCGAGTCTCTCGATAAATGTCTTAGAAAGTAGAAACATCGACATATAATAGTAGGCAATGCTCGAGAGGGATGAATTCAACAGAGTTAATCTCCCACCAGAGGAGGCAGAGTTGCCAATCCACGAATCACAACATTTAAGATATCGAATTGCTATATACTCCCAGTCAGAATTCCTCAAGGAAGAGTAGCTAATCGGTACTCCTAGATATTTCATAGGAAAATTCCCTATCTGGCACCCAAACAGATCAGCATATTTTTGAAGGGTCGCatcgtccccccccccccccacacacaacACTTCACTTTTAAGAAAGTTAAGTTTCAAACCGGACATAAGGTCGAACAAGTATAGCAAGAGCTTGAGATTAATTGCTTTATCAATATCATCCTCAATGCAGAGAACTGTGTCATCTGCGTACTGTAACACAGCAATTCCATTTGGAATGAGATCTGCTGCCAGCCCTTTAAACAAACCATTTTTCTGGGCATTGAGAATCATTTTCGAGAGGCATTTAGCCGCTAGGTTAAAGAGAAAGGGGGATATGGAATCTCCTTGCCTCACCCCCTTACTACTTTGGAAATAGGGGCCTACTGTGTTATTAATCGTAACACTAACAGTGCCATTCCGTAGGATTTGGCCGATCCAGCCGCACCACTTCTCATTGAAGCCTCTCATTTTGTGACATTCTAAAAGAAAATCCCAATTCACTTTATCATACGCCTTTTCAAAGTCAAGTTTTAGGACTATCCCACACTTCTTAATATGTGTGTGATGCAACACTTCATGCAGTGTTAGTATTCCATCCATAATGTTGCGTTTTTTGATAAAAGCGTTTTGGTGCCGGCTGATGAGCTTATCAGCAAACATCGCCACTCGATTATCCAACACTTTGGTAATGAGCTTGTAAGGGCACCGCAACAAACAGATTGGCCGGAATTCTTGGATTTTTTAGCCCCATTGACCTTAGGAATTAGGGTGATCACCCCATAATTCAGTCTTTCAACGTCTAGGGAGCCTtcatgaaatgcaacaaacaggTTCATAATATCCTGTTTGACAATATCCCAGCAGAATCGACAGAATTTTGCTGGAATGTTGTCGGGGCCAAGTGCTCTATTGTTTTTCATGGAGAATAGGGCCTTCTTAACTTCTTCTTCACTAAAAGGTCTGGTCAAAAACTCATTTTCCTCATCTGTTAGTTTTTCATCCTGCCCCCAAGTGTCAGGGTCTAAATGGAAAATGTTTCCCGGGGCTGGCCCGAAGAGTTCTTTATAGAAATCTGTAGCATGTCTGAGCAAATCATTTGTCCCTTCAATCACAGTGTCACCACACGAAAAGGAGTGGATGGtattctttcttttctttccaTTGGCAATCCTATGGAAGAATGCAGTGTTCTGGTCTCCCTTCAACAACCATGTCTCATGGGATTGCTGGAGCCAAAACAACTCCTCGTTGACCATGAGTTGTTGCAATTCACCACTCAAGGTAGCACGCCTATCCAGAATGTCAGGTCCAAGAGGACCGTATTCTTCCATAAGCTCAATATCCGCGAGCTCCTCTTTAAttattttcttccttttttctcaTGACCAAACTTGTCCGAACCCCATCCTTTGAAGAAATGCTTGAATCGTTTTAATTTGATGTTAAGCACATCAATTGGATTAGAGGATCTAACATGCCTTTGCCAATTTTTTTTGACCAAAGGCAAAAATTCCTCATTGGTCATCCAGCTCATCTCGAACCTAAACTCTCTAGGTTTAGGTGATTGGGGACAGGCACTGTTAGTAGACAAAAGAAGAGGGTTATGGTATGATATGTCTCTAACCAGTTTTCTGGTAGTGACCAAAGGGAATAGATCTTCCCACTCACTATTCATCAGGATCCTATCCAGTTTTTCTAGAGTGGGATGGGCTTGATTGTTAGACCAGGTAAACATCCCCCCTCGACATAAATCTCTCGTAAACACATAGTGTTAATGATGGCATTGAATCTGTCTATATATCGTGAGGCCACCATTTTTTATTCTTCTCTCCACAATGTCTTAAGATATTAAAATCACCCCCAATTATATAGGGTATTGTCAAGTGACTACAAAAATTAGCCAGCTCAGAAAGGAATTCTTCCTTCTGTTCATCATGGGCAGCCCCATATACATTAAGCAAAGCCCAAACACATTTCTTAGCCACATCAAACATGATCACTTGTAGGATATATTTACCCATAGACCAAGAAATTATTTCTAGCTTTTCTTTCTTTACCCCACGAAGCATACTTCTTGATTTACCAATAGAGGGAATCCAGTTCCACTCAAAATTTTTATAAGGATCAATATTTCTAAAAAA
This sequence is a window from Aegilops tauschii subsp. strangulata cultivar AL8/78 chromosome 7, Aet v6.0, whole genome shotgun sequence. Protein-coding genes within it:
- the LOC141027475 gene encoding uncharacterized protein; the encoded protein is MEEYGPLGPDILDRRATLSGELQQLMVNEELFWLQQSHETWLLKGDQNTAFFHRIANGKKRKNTIHSFSCGDTVIEGTNDLLRHATDFYKELFGPAPGNIFHLDPDTWGQDEKLTDEENEFLTRPFSEEEVKKALFSMKNNRALGPDNIPAKFCRFCWDIVKQDIMNLFVAFHEGSLDVERLNYGVITLIPKGERRMELERGAMILKENAKDTMRLCATAHAGDAVV